The following coding sequences are from one Saccopteryx bilineata isolate mSacBil1 chromosome 3, mSacBil1_pri_phased_curated, whole genome shotgun sequence window:
- the HES2 gene encoding transcription factor HES-2: MGLPRRAGNPAELRKSLKPLLEKRRRARINESLRQLKGLILPLLGRESSGYSKLEKADILEMTVRFLQELPASSCLAATPTPSDSYREGYQACLARLTCVLPACRVLEPALSARLLEHLRRRAAGATLDGGRAGDSCGPPSPSPPAAPVPSPPAPADGPGLWRPW; encoded by the exons ATGGGACTGCCTAGGAGGGCCGGGAACCCGGCGGAGCTGCGTAAG AGCCTGAAGCCGCTGCTGGAGAAGCGCCGCCGTGCGCGCATCAACGAGAGCCTAAGGCAGCTCAAAGGGCTCATCCTGCCGCTGCTGGGCAGAGAG AGCTCCGGCTACTCGAAGCTGGAGAAGGCGGACATCCTGGAAATGACCGTGCGCTTCCTGCAGGAGCTGCCTGCCTCCTCTTGCCTGGCGGCAACCCCCA CGCCCTCGGACAGCTACCGCGAGGGCTACCAGGCCTGTCTGGCGCGCCTGACCTGCGTGCTGCCCGCCTGCCGCGTGCTGGAGCCCGCCCTGAGCGCTCGCCTGCTGGAGCACTTGCGGCGGAGGGCGGCTGGCGCCACCCTCGACGGCGGGCGCGCTGGGGACTCCTGCGGCCCACCCTCGCCCTCCCCGCCAGCGGCCCCTGTGCCCTCGCCACCTGCGCCTGCCGACGGCCCCGGCCTCTGGCGGCCCTGGTAG